One window of Chamaesiphon minutus PCC 6605 genomic DNA carries:
- a CDS encoding ImmA/IrrE family metallo-endopeptidase yields the protein MTQTLQNMSQLYARLDQIGLPKKFVRDKALPDWWCDEFEQTPSAVTEAALYVSHRLNLNLQSLLEETAQPEFVLTCQPKFYAQSNNPSLKIATALATQIAKLVAQGCPNDYQSICNLSRSEIRQIILQTQNCVNLIGLLDFCWDRGIPVVHYNNYPKTVCKFHGMVAVVANRPVIMISLNHASPARLAFIIAHELGHIYHQHLPEGGLLVDEEISLESIDEEEIAANEFAGELLLGRPDVSYYTPHKFSGNRLASYAKRIAERDSVDAGVVIWNYAWTKKEWAVAQNALKVVEGASKANEIIDRYLQDRLDWERLSDDNQDYLSLMLRLD from the coding sequence ATGACACAGACACTCCAAAACATGTCCCAACTTTACGCTCGGCTAGACCAAATTGGCTTGCCGAAGAAGTTTGTGCGAGATAAAGCACTACCAGATTGGTGGTGTGATGAATTCGAGCAGACTCCCAGTGCGGTAACAGAAGCTGCATTGTATGTCTCCCATCGACTAAATCTCAATCTCCAATCTTTGCTGGAAGAGACAGCACAGCCAGAATTCGTCCTAACCTGTCAGCCTAAATTCTACGCGCAGTCTAATAACCCCAGCTTAAAAATTGCGACTGCACTTGCGACGCAGATTGCTAAATTAGTCGCTCAAGGCTGTCCGAATGATTACCAGTCAATCTGTAATTTATCGAGATCGGAAATCAGACAAATAATATTACAGACACAAAACTGCGTTAATTTAATCGGGTTGCTAGATTTTTGTTGGGATCGGGGAATTCCAGTGGTTCATTATAATAATTATCCCAAAACGGTCTGTAAATTCCACGGCATGGTTGCAGTAGTTGCAAATCGTCCAGTCATAATGATTAGCCTCAATCATGCTTCTCCGGCTAGGTTAGCTTTTATTATCGCCCATGAACTGGGTCATATATATCACCAACATCTGCCTGAAGGTGGATTATTAGTAGATGAGGAGATCAGTCTAGAAAGCATTGATGAAGAGGAAATTGCAGCAAATGAATTCGCAGGTGAGTTATTACTTGGTAGACCGGATGTGAGCTATTATACCCCTCATAAATTCTCTGGCAATCGATTGGCATCCTATGCGAAAAGAATTGCCGAGCGAGATAGTGTCGATGCGGGGGTGGTGATTTGGAACTATGCTTGGACGAAAAAAGAATGGGCGGTAGCTCAAAATGCGCTCAAAGTAGTAGAAGGTGCGAGTAAAGCTAACGAAATTATCGATCGATATCTTCAGGATCGACTAGATTGGGAGCGGTTGAGTGATGATAATCAAGATTATCTATCACTGATGTTGCGATTGGATTAG
- a CDS encoding DUF2281 domain-containing protein, which translates to MEAIALEQQILASIRTLPVQQQHEVLNFARFLHQKAANKPPRRSLKGLCADLKIQITAADIDEARQEMWGTFPREIV; encoded by the coding sequence ATGGAAGCGATCGCTCTCGAACAACAAATCTTAGCAAGCATCCGCACTTTGCCCGTACAGCAACAGCATGAAGTATTAAACTTTGCTCGATTTCTGCATCAAAAAGCAGCAAATAAACCGCCTCGTCGCAGTCTCAAGGGCTTATGTGCCGATTTGAAAATTCAGATTACCGCAGCAGATATTGACGAAGCTCGTCAGGAAATGTGGGGGACATTTCCACGGGAGATCGTCTAG
- a CDS encoding type II toxin-antitoxin system VapC family toxin, which produces MAIVADTHAIIWYLVEPERLSQVALDALEGAIAAGEPVYISAISIIEICYLIEKSRIASDLLQRILAVLNEPDPSLIVVPIDLAISIAVQNIDRDTVPDMPDRIIAATALHLNLPLVTRDRKIQASQSIITIW; this is translated from the coding sequence ATGGCGATTGTTGCAGATACACATGCCATCATTTGGTATTTGGTTGAGCCAGAGCGATTGTCTCAAGTAGCTTTAGATGCACTAGAAGGAGCAATTGCGGCTGGAGAACCAGTATATATTTCGGCGATTTCTATAATTGAAATCTGCTATTTAATCGAAAAAAGTAGAATAGCCAGCGATCTACTCCAACGGATTCTAGCAGTACTGAATGAGCCAGATCCTAGCCTAATCGTAGTGCCGATCGATCTGGCAATTTCCATCGCAGTTCAAAATATCGATCGTGATACCGTTCCCGATATGCCGGATCGAATTATTGCCGCAACCGCCTTACATTTGAATTTACCACTGGTGACTCGCGATCGAAAGATCCAAGCTTCACAGTCAATTATCACAATTTGGTAA
- a CDS encoding type ISP restriction/modification enzyme: MDVTEAVWNFHVGGYQVCHKWLKDHKGRTLLTD, translated from the coding sequence ATGGATGTAACTGAAGCGGTTTGGAACTTCCATGTTGGCGGATACCAAGTTTGTCATAAATGGCTCAAAGACCACAAAGGTCGCACATTATTGACCGATTGA
- a CDS encoding type ISP restriction/modification enzyme → MKQRTNQEDIVIRFYEDFLAAYKPKMRERRGVYYTPEPVVSYMVRSVDILLKDKFNKALGLADPEVMILDPATGTGTFLLWICQLIHTRFHEEREAIIERVGDITWSEYVRDHLLPRIFGFELLMAPYAIAHLKLGLFLQETGYQFDEGKRLGVYLTNTLDEPTKKSELLVDEFIAEESSQAADIKKEKPIMVVIGNPPYSVSSVNSSEWIRNLIKDYKKNLNEKKINLDDDFIKFIRAAQWRIDNTGYGIVSFVSSNTFLDGITHRRMRESLMNSFNDIWTLDLHGSINKKEICPDGSKDQNIFDIKQGVSINIFSRCSQSGKECNINHSSIWGLRDDKYINLKNNSISTTNWNIIFPKKCNFFFVPKDFSLEEEYEEYIPLGKIFVEHSCGVKTERDKVTIHFDCDGIKESVEDFELLDDISLRTKYSLGEDSRDWKVSNAKADVLANKNRNFYTSILYRPFDIRETWYSGKTRGFIGTPGSKIMRHILAGDNLGLIFMRQVAVEGNYTHFLVTTDLIDNRGFYSNKGIMQLAPLYLYPTTKAEKDMGITRKPNISPEFLAKIEQNLGYTPTPEAIFYYIYAIFHSPTYRSRYAEFLKIDFPRVPLTRNVDLFHQLGELGKQLVNLHLMKSPVLNQISSPSIENGGGWIVDAGHPKYENGKVFINKQKDRFVDVPEAVWNFHVGGYQVCHKWLKDRKGRTLSQADIRHYQKIIVALGQSIELMDEIDEAIKKYKSPFIENGGGWIIDAEHSNYERGEVVINK, encoded by the coding sequence TTGAAACAACGCACGAATCAAGAAGATATCGTCATTCGGTTTTATGAGGATTTCTTAGCCGCATATAAACCAAAAATGCGCGAACGGCGGGGTGTTTACTATACTCCCGAACCAGTCGTATCTTACATGGTGAGATCGGTCGATATTTTACTCAAAGATAAGTTTAATAAAGCTTTGGGATTAGCCGATCCAGAGGTGATGATTCTCGACCCAGCTACAGGTACTGGGACATTTTTATTATGGATTTGCCAACTAATTCACACCCGCTTTCACGAAGAGCGGGAAGCTATCATTGAGCGCGTGGGTGATATTACTTGGTCGGAATATGTCCGCGATCATTTATTACCAAGAATTTTCGGTTTTGAGTTATTGATGGCTCCCTATGCAATTGCACATTTAAAACTAGGTCTATTTTTACAAGAAACGGGATATCAGTTTGATGAGGGGAAACGTTTGGGCGTGTATCTAACAAATACTCTGGATGAACCCACTAAAAAGAGTGAATTACTAGTTGATGAGTTTATTGCTGAAGAGTCTAGTCAGGCAGCAGATATCAAGAAAGAGAAACCAATCATGGTTGTTATTGGTAATCCTCCATATTCAGTTAGCTCTGTAAATTCAAGTGAATGGATAAGAAATTTAATAAAAGATTATAAAAAGAATTTAAATGAGAAAAAAATAAATTTAGATGATGACTTTATTAAGTTTATTAGAGCTGCTCAATGGAGAATTGACAACACCGGATATGGTATTGTTTCATTTGTGTCTAGCAACACTTTCTTAGATGGAATAACACACCGCCGAATGCGTGAAAGTTTAATGAATAGCTTTAATGATATTTGGACATTAGACTTGCATGGTAGTATCAACAAAAAAGAAATATGTCCAGATGGATCGAAAGACCAAAATATTTTTGATATTAAACAAGGCGTTTCCATTAATATATTTTCTCGATGTTCACAATCTGGCAAAGAATGCAATATAAATCACTCAAGTATATGGGGGCTTAGAGACGACAAATATATTAATCTCAAAAATAATTCTATATCTACAACTAATTGGAATATTATATTTCCAAAAAAATGCAATTTTTTCTTTGTTCCGAAAGACTTTTCATTAGAAGAAGAATATGAAGAGTATATCCCACTAGGTAAAATTTTTGTTGAACATAGTTGTGGAGTTAAAACCGAGAGGGATAAAGTCACAATACACTTTGATTGTGATGGAATCAAAGAATCAGTTGAAGATTTTGAGCTGCTAGATGATATCTCCCTCAGAACAAAGTATTCTCTTGGTGAAGACAGTAGAGATTGGAAGGTGTCAAATGCCAAAGCTGATGTCTTAGCCAATAAGAATAGAAACTTTTATACATCAATTTTGTACAGACCATTTGATATTCGAGAGACATGGTACAGCGGAAAAACAAGGGGATTTATAGGCACTCCAGGTTCAAAAATAATGCGTCATATACTAGCAGGAGATAATTTAGGGTTAATTTTCATGCGTCAAGTGGCAGTCGAAGGAAATTACACTCATTTTCTCGTCACCACTGATTTGATTGATAACAGAGGTTTTTATAGTAACAAAGGGATAATGCAACTTGCTCCCCTCTATCTATATCCCACTACTAAAGCAGAGAAAGACATGGGAATTACTCGTAAGCCGAATATTTCACCCGAATTTCTCGCCAAGATAGAACAAAACCTCGGCTATACTCCCACACCAGAAGCCATTTTTTACTACATCTACGCCATCTTCCATTCCCCTACCTACCGCAGCCGCTACGCTGAATTCCTGAAGATAGACTTTCCCCGTGTACCACTCACCCGTAATGTCGATTTATTCCATCAATTGGGTGAATTGGGAAAGCAATTGGTGAATCTGCACCTGATGAAATCCCCAGTTCTAAACCAGATATCATCCCCATCTATCGAAAATGGTGGAGGCTGGATTGTCGATGCTGGGCATCCTAAATATGAAAATGGCAAAGTATTTATCAATAAGCAAAAAGATCGCTTTGTGGATGTACCTGAAGCCGTTTGGAACTTCCATGTTGGCGGCTATCAAGTTTGTCATAAATGGCTCAAAGACCGCAAAGGTCGCACATTGAGTCAAGCTGATATCCGGCATTATCAAAAAATTATCGTTGCGCTAGGACAGTCGATTGAACTGATGGATGAAATTGATGAGGCTATAAAGAAATATAAATCCCCATTTATCGAGAATGGCGGCGGCTGGATTATCGATGCTGAACATTCTAACTATGAACGTGGTGAAGTAGTCATTAATAAGTAA